The following proteins are co-located in the Terriglobales bacterium genome:
- the kdpA gene encoding potassium-transporting ATPase subunit KdpA, whose translation MTANGWFQILFFFALVLLVTKPLGIFMARVFNRERTFMDPVLRPIEKLIYRSTGVKEDREMGWIEYAVSMLLFSVVSMLVLYLIQRVQLHLPWNPQKLGAVAPDLAFNTAASFTTNTNWQDYGGETTMSYFTQMAGLAYHNFVSAAVGIALAIAFIRGIVRREKKTLGNFWVDLVRCTLWVLLPFCIVGSLLLVWQGVPQNLKPYDTVKLVEPQQVQRVADGKPVVDASGKPVMDTITDQNIAQGPVASQEIIKEFGTNGGGFFNANSAHPFENPTPLSNLIEMFSIFAISSGLTYTLGRMVGSQRHGWAVWGAMTTLFLVGITVAYWAEARGNPLLAGADQHVTALQPGGNMEGKEVRFGIANTALWATITTNTSCGAVNGFHDSFTPLGGMVPLTNMMLSETIFGGVGAGMYGILVYIVLAVFIAGLMVGRTPEYLGKKIEAYDVKMAMLVSLVFPLAILTFTAVSVLYSSGTAGITNPGPHGLSQVLYAFTSTAANNGSAFGGLSVNTLYYNTTLGLNTLIGRFLMIIPMLGIAGSLARKKYVPPSLGTFPVTTPLFSVLLMGVILIVGALTFFPALSLGPILEHLLMGAGKTF comes from the coding sequence ATGACTGCAAATGGCTGGTTTCAAATCTTGTTCTTCTTCGCGCTCGTGCTACTGGTGACTAAGCCGCTCGGCATCTTTATGGCGCGCGTCTTCAATCGCGAGCGAACCTTCATGGATCCAGTGTTGCGCCCGATCGAGAAGCTCATCTATCGCAGCACCGGCGTTAAGGAAGATCGGGAAATGGGCTGGATCGAATATGCGGTTTCCATGCTGCTGTTCAGCGTGGTTTCGATGCTTGTGCTCTACCTGATTCAGCGCGTGCAGTTGCACTTGCCCTGGAATCCTCAGAAGTTGGGCGCGGTCGCTCCCGATCTCGCTTTCAACACTGCCGCCTCGTTCACCACAAATACCAACTGGCAGGACTACGGCGGCGAGACGACGATGAGCTACTTCACGCAGATGGCGGGGCTGGCTTATCACAACTTCGTGTCTGCGGCGGTTGGCATTGCTCTGGCGATTGCGTTCATCCGCGGTATCGTGCGCCGCGAGAAAAAGACCTTAGGCAACTTCTGGGTGGATCTCGTTCGCTGCACGCTTTGGGTGCTGCTTCCCTTCTGTATCGTCGGATCCCTGCTGCTGGTGTGGCAGGGAGTTCCGCAGAATCTGAAACCCTACGACACCGTAAAGCTGGTGGAGCCGCAGCAAGTGCAGAGAGTTGCGGATGGCAAGCCAGTGGTGGACGCAAGCGGCAAGCCGGTGATGGATACCATCACTGATCAGAACATCGCACAAGGCCCAGTTGCTTCGCAGGAGATTATTAAAGAGTTCGGCACCAACGGCGGCGGCTTCTTTAACGCCAACAGCGCTCATCCATTTGAAAATCCCACTCCGCTCTCGAATTTGATCGAAATGTTCTCGATCTTCGCCATCTCCTCCGGCTTGACCTACACGCTCGGACGAATGGTGGGCTCGCAGCGGCACGGTTGGGCAGTGTGGGGAGCGATGACAACGCTCTTCCTGGTCGGCATAACCGTCGCGTACTGGGCTGAGGCGCGCGGCAATCCGCTGTTGGCGGGTGCCGATCAACATGTGACTGCGCTCCAGCCCGGTGGAAACATGGAAGGCAAGGAGGTGCGCTTCGGCATCGCTAACACTGCCCTCTGGGCCACGATTACGACGAACACGAGCTGCGGCGCCGTGAACGGCTTTCACGACTCGTTCACGCCGCTGGGTGGCATGGTTCCGCTCACGAACATGATGTTGAGCGAAACCATCTTCGGCGGGGTCGGCGCCGGTATGTACGGAATTCTTGTCTACATCGTGCTTGCCGTTTTCATCGCCGGCCTGATGGTTGGTCGCACTCCCGAGTATCTGGGCAAGAAGATCGAAGCCTACGACGTAAAGATGGCGATGCTGGTTTCGCTGGTATTCCCTCTTGCCATCTTGACCTTTACCGCCGTTTCGGTCCTGTATTCGTCTGGGACAGCGGGAATCACCAATCCAGGACCGCACGGGTTGTCGCAGGTGCTGTACGCCTTCACTTCAACGGCGGCCAACAACGGATCAGCCTTTGGCGGTCTGAGCGTCAACACTCTCTACTACAACACCACACTCGGACTAAACACTCTCATCGGCCGCTTCCTGATGATCATTCCCATGCTGGGAATCGCCGGAAGTCTGGCGCGCAAGAAGTACGTGCCCCCATCGCTTGGCACATTCCCGGTAACGACACCGCTGTTCAGTGTGCTGTTAATGGGGGTGATCCTGATTGTGGGCGCGTTGACGTTCTTTCCAGCGTTGAGCCTGGGACCGATTCTTGAGCATTTGCTGATGGGCGCAGGTAAAACCTTCTGA
- a CDS encoding VWA domain-containing protein, with translation MSLSAIRVVSCSHWLRIAVFAFAVVGTAFGQGLLDQPHIPSMVKPHSSSPSSFRADANLVLVPVSVLDSRDRIVNGLQAGNFSISDNRLPQTIKYFSQEDAPISMTVVLDSSGSMATKMDQERAAALELLKDANPEDEFSLIVFGNEPRVAVPFSEPAEDVSKVVNSTQPDGYTSLWDAMYLALQQQKNSRYARKAIVVISDGGDNHSRYTEDEIKSVLQEADVQVYAIALSDRFVKTQEERLGPLRLDEITGVTGGRAIRIHDLAEVTQAARDISSELRNEYVIGYYPTTRVVDGRWRTIRVRLTGPPSRHKLHLHARNGYYGPTG, from the coding sequence ATGTCACTCTCGGCAATTCGCGTCGTTTCCTGTAGTCATTGGTTGCGAATTGCGGTCTTTGCTTTTGCAGTAGTGGGAACTGCATTCGGACAAGGTTTACTCGATCAGCCGCACATTCCTTCGATGGTCAAGCCTCATTCTTCATCGCCTTCGAGCTTTCGAGCTGACGCCAATCTGGTACTTGTCCCGGTCAGCGTGCTCGATTCCAGAGACAGGATCGTCAATGGGCTGCAAGCCGGCAACTTTTCGATTTCGGATAACCGGCTGCCCCAAACGATCAAATACTTCTCGCAGGAGGACGCGCCGATCTCGATGACGGTAGTTCTGGATTCGAGCGGCAGCATGGCCACAAAAATGGATCAAGAGCGCGCGGCTGCTCTCGAACTACTAAAAGACGCCAACCCGGAAGACGAGTTCAGTCTGATTGTTTTTGGCAACGAGCCGCGGGTCGCAGTTCCCTTTTCCGAACCAGCTGAGGACGTTTCCAAAGTTGTGAATTCCACTCAGCCAGACGGCTATACGTCGCTGTGGGACGCGATGTACCTCGCCCTCCAGCAGCAGAAGAACTCCAGGTATGCGCGCAAGGCGATCGTTGTGATCTCTGACGGTGGCGACAACCACAGCCGCTACACGGAAGATGAAATCAAGTCGGTACTCCAGGAAGCCGATGTGCAGGTATATGCAATTGCACTTTCTGACAGATTTGTTAAGACACAGGAGGAAAGACTCGGACCACTTCGACTTGACGAGATCACAGGCGTCACTGGTGGTCGCGCCATCCGCATCCATGATCTCGCAGAGGTCACGCAGGCGGCTCGTGATATCAGCTCTGAATTAAGAAATGAATACGTCATAGGCTATTACCCAACTACTCGCGTAGTGGATGGTAGATGGAGAACGATTCGCGTGCGGCTCACAGGCCCTCCAAGCAGACATAAGCTGCACCTGCATGCTCGAAATGGCTACTACGGTCCGACAGGCTAA
- a CDS encoding DUF4118 domain-containing protein: protein MSPALKKTLRFIAATAIVAVIVALYTRVVKLNPTTVALTFLLAVLIVSANWGLTVAVFMSFVAALAFNYFFLPPIGTFTIAETQNWVALFAFLFTAVVASNLSERVRREARAADERRREVERLYSFSQQLLVTENVVELLNAIPRYLVGTFGADQAAVYLTDRDRVYRSTADDGGISKEALKVAAARSELVLGRDREMCFVPIRMGIRSLGILALAGSSVSQETLEAVGSLIAIGIERAAAVEKVTRTEAARESERLRSALLDSVTHEFRTPLTSIKASVSSLLTQPQLASDERQELLTVIDEESDRLNRLVGEAVEMAQLDANEVKLELHPRAIREVVDAALDESRQVLEGHPVELRIPEQLPPALMDATWITKVVRHLLENAVKYSQPGSPIFVSSEVKGDRLVTNVADRGSGIDDLERSLIFDKFYRGQSQRYRVQGTGMGLAIVKAIVEAHGGRIGVTSQLGHGSVFSFGLPIAL, encoded by the coding sequence GTGAGTCCTGCGCTTAAGAAAACGCTCAGATTCATCGCGGCGACGGCTATCGTAGCCGTAATCGTAGCCCTCTACACGCGCGTCGTAAAACTCAATCCGACCACGGTGGCGCTGACCTTCCTGCTCGCCGTGTTGATCGTATCCGCGAACTGGGGACTCACGGTCGCAGTTTTCATGTCGTTTGTTGCGGCCCTTGCCTTTAACTACTTTTTCCTGCCTCCCATCGGAACGTTCACGATTGCAGAGACACAGAATTGGGTGGCGCTGTTTGCGTTTCTCTTCACGGCAGTTGTGGCGAGTAATCTATCTGAGCGCGTGCGCCGCGAAGCCCGGGCGGCGGATGAGCGCCGGCGCGAAGTGGAGAGGCTCTATTCCTTTAGCCAGCAACTGCTGGTGACAGAAAACGTAGTCGAATTGCTTAATGCAATCCCACGTTACTTAGTGGGAACCTTTGGAGCGGACCAGGCAGCGGTCTATTTGACTGACCGAGATCGCGTCTACCGTTCTACCGCTGACGATGGCGGCATCAGCAAAGAGGCCCTGAAGGTTGCCGCAGCGCGCTCCGAACTTGTGCTGGGGCGCGATCGCGAGATGTGCTTCGTGCCTATCCGCATGGGAATCCGGTCGCTCGGGATATTGGCGTTGGCTGGAAGCAGTGTCTCCCAAGAAACTCTGGAAGCCGTCGGAAGCCTGATCGCCATAGGCATTGAGCGAGCGGCTGCAGTCGAGAAGGTCACGCGGACCGAGGCTGCGCGCGAGAGTGAGCGCCTGCGGTCGGCGCTGTTGGATTCGGTAACACACGAATTTCGGACTCCACTCACGTCGATCAAAGCTTCTGTCAGCAGCCTGCTTACGCAACCGCAACTTGCTTCGGATGAGCGACAGGAATTGCTCACGGTGATTGACGAAGAGAGCGACCGGTTAAATCGCCTGGTTGGCGAAGCAGTCGAGATGGCGCAGTTGGATGCGAACGAAGTAAAGCTGGAACTGCATCCTCGTGCCATTCGCGAAGTCGTCGACGCAGCGCTCGACGAATCGAGGCAGGTGCTCGAGGGGCATCCCGTCGAACTCCGAATTCCGGAGCAGCTTCCTCCGGCATTGATGGACGCGACGTGGATCACCAAAGTCGTTCGTCACCTGCTGGAGAATGCAGTGAAGTACTCACAACCGGGTTCTCCTATCTTCGTAAGCTCCGAGGTGAAAGGCGACCGCCTTGTAACCAACGTTGCCGATCGTGGCAGTGGTATCGACGACTTGGAACGATCTTTAATCTTCGACAAATTCTATCGCGGGCAAAGCCAACGATATCGGGTGCAAGGTACCGGAATGGGACTCGCCATCGTAAAGGCAATCGTGGAAGCACATGGCGGGCGCATCGGCGTTACCAGCCAATTAGGACATGGATCCGTTTTCTCATTCGGTTTGCCGATCGCATTGTGA
- a CDS encoding response regulator transcription factor — protein MAGRRILVVDDEAQITRVLRTTLSSHGYEIRVANDAVAALDVVNDWPPELIITDLSMPDMSGVELTRKVRAKSEVPIIVLSVRGEERTKIEALDAGADDYVTKPFSMNELLARVRANLRRFTPPKPEEQEIGVGDFKIDLPGHKVLVRGEEVRLTPKEFDLLVYFARHPDKVVTHAVLLRSVWGPQSVNQNEYLRVFIGQLRKKLEAGGDRHYIMTEPWVGYRFTPGE, from the coding sequence GTGGCTGGGCGCCGAATTCTGGTAGTTGACGATGAAGCACAAATCACGCGCGTGCTGCGCACGACGTTATCCAGCCACGGATATGAGATCCGTGTCGCCAACGACGCCGTAGCCGCTCTCGATGTAGTCAATGACTGGCCGCCGGAGCTGATCATTACCGACCTTTCGATGCCGGATATGAGCGGTGTCGAGCTCACGCGAAAAGTGCGGGCGAAATCCGAAGTTCCCATCATCGTTCTTTCCGTCCGAGGTGAGGAGCGTACCAAGATCGAAGCGCTCGACGCTGGCGCGGACGATTATGTCACCAAACCTTTCAGCATGAATGAACTGTTGGCGCGAGTACGAGCTAACCTTCGGCGCTTCACGCCGCCCAAACCGGAGGAGCAGGAAATCGGCGTCGGAGATTTCAAGATTGACCTTCCAGGACACAAGGTCTTGGTACGTGGCGAGGAGGTGCGGCTCACACCAAAAGAGTTTGACCTGTTGGTATATTTCGCCCGTCATCCCGACAAGGTCGTGACGCATGCCGTTCTTCTACGCTCTGTGTGGGGACCGCAAAGCGTGAATCAGAACGAGTATTTGCGTGTCTTCATCGGGCAACTGCGCAAGAAGCTCGAAGCAGGTGGCGACAGACACTACATCATGACAGAACCCTGGGTGGGATACCGTTTTACGCCCGGCGAGTAA
- a CDS encoding outer membrane beta-barrel protein, translating to MSNAKRAASRLLLFALVLTLSLTTLAQSVSEQTNRPTPDASADSAAATVGKTNAEILKELGEMRARIQELESQLKAQSVAHPADGQVASASVQPTAGRNELVGTASPAEPAVAVAQEQPTTAAVSNQKSEPFAFADFTWLSGNPRTKDTPYATKFFTPEVRFDVNYTYDFNHPKDNTIGGSSEIFRHNEFQLTQLGVGGDFHFDNVRGRLMTQFGMYSQTQPRNDASTARGQWNLNNAYQYLAEAYGGYHFNKMHGINVDAGIFMSYIGLWSFYNFDNWNYQPSYVSSNTPWFFNGLRVQFFPTDKLKIEPWFINGWQSYGKFNNRPGIGGEILWRPNGSVSIVANQYALGADTLGNKDRIRYHTDDSIQVKYYDNPSRLMDKAAFTFTIDAGCESGGGVSCFGNGKGGPKQSFLGFMEYNRFWFHKDLLAVTLGGGAINNPGRYLVLLPPINGATAFSGTPYFTQNPGDPFKAWDASATFDYMPSQYVTFRWEYVHRGSNVPYFSGTGGITPPGGNTGALGSVVPGFTPDLRKFENRGTIALMVKF from the coding sequence ATGAGCAATGCGAAACGAGCAGCATCGCGCCTCCTCCTGTTTGCCCTCGTTCTGACGCTGTCTCTCACAACGCTCGCCCAGAGTGTTTCTGAGCAAACTAACCGCCCGACGCCCGACGCTAGCGCAGACTCGGCAGCTGCCACAGTCGGCAAGACCAATGCTGAGATATTGAAAGAGCTTGGGGAAATGCGGGCACGAATCCAGGAGCTGGAATCACAACTCAAAGCTCAATCCGTTGCGCATCCCGCAGACGGCCAGGTCGCCTCTGCATCGGTGCAGCCGACAGCCGGGCGCAACGAACTTGTGGGAACCGCTTCGCCCGCAGAACCGGCCGTTGCCGTCGCGCAGGAGCAGCCCACCACCGCCGCCGTAAGCAATCAAAAGTCGGAACCATTCGCATTTGCGGACTTCACCTGGCTTTCCGGTAACCCGCGCACCAAAGACACCCCTTACGCTACGAAGTTCTTCACGCCGGAAGTCAGGTTCGACGTCAACTATACGTATGACTTCAATCATCCCAAGGACAACACGATCGGCGGATCGAGCGAGATCTTTCGCCACAATGAATTTCAACTGACTCAACTGGGGGTTGGTGGCGACTTTCATTTCGACAACGTTCGCGGCCGGCTGATGACGCAGTTCGGGATGTATTCACAAACGCAACCGCGAAACGATGCCAGCACCGCCCGTGGTCAATGGAACCTCAATAACGCCTATCAGTACCTTGCCGAGGCATATGGCGGATATCACTTCAACAAGATGCATGGCATCAATGTCGATGCCGGAATCTTCATGTCCTACATCGGCTTGTGGAGCTTCTACAACTTCGATAACTGGAATTATCAACCGTCATATGTTTCCTCGAACACGCCGTGGTTTTTTAACGGCTTGCGAGTACAGTTCTTTCCCACAGACAAACTAAAGATCGAGCCGTGGTTCATCAATGGCTGGCAGTCATACGGGAAATTCAACAACAGGCCGGGCATTGGAGGCGAGATCCTGTGGAGACCCAACGGCTCAGTTTCGATCGTCGCCAACCAATACGCGTTAGGCGCCGATACTTTGGGTAACAAAGATCGAATCCGCTATCACACCGATGACAGCATCCAGGTCAAGTACTACGACAATCCATCCAGGCTGATGGACAAGGCAGCGTTCACCTTCACCATCGACGCAGGATGTGAGAGCGGCGGCGGTGTAAGTTGCTTCGGTAATGGGAAAGGCGGCCCCAAGCAGAGCTTTCTCGGATTCATGGAATACAACCGCTTCTGGTTCCACAAAGATCTCCTTGCTGTAACTCTTGGGGGCGGCGCGATCAATAATCCGGGTCGATATCTAGTACTATTGCCGCCGATCAATGGTGCAACTGCCTTCTCCGGAACACCATACTTTACGCAAAATCCGGGAGATCCATTCAAAGCTTGGGATGCCTCGGCGACCTTCGACTACATGCCGAGTCAGTACGTCACGTTTCGCTGGGAGTACGTCCACCGCGGCTCGAACGTCCCGTATTTCAGCGGAACCGGCGGAATTACACCTCCGGGTGGCAACACAGGAGCGCTGGGATCGGTTGTGCCCGGATTTACTCCTGATCTGCGCAAGTTCGAAAACCGCGGAACCATAGCGCTAATGGTGAAGTTTTAA
- a CDS encoding sensor histidine kinase KdpD, with translation MPKSPEEWLEQTAPEKRAGTFKLILGYAPGVGKTYNMLSEAIRRLRRGEDVVIGVIETHGRKVTAELAQQLEAVPRKKIEYKGTIFEEMDVDAILARKPQVALVDEFAHTNVEGSKHRKRYEDVLELLDAKIDVLSTMNIQHLESMNPTIQSITGIQVRETIPDWVLQRADEIVMADLTPEALQMRMQRGDIYPLDRAEKALKNFFRRGNLMALRELALRQVTHAVDRSLDAYLKKKNIDQNWGIQERIAVCISSHPESQQLIARGARIADRIGADFFAVYVEQERDREPDRARSLNSNFQFAENLSAKIVRLKGKDIASSVAEFVGKENITQVVFGRSAVGGWREYLYLGAIQRFLRNAPPVDVHIVTQRTD, from the coding sequence ATGCCCAAGAGTCCGGAAGAATGGCTGGAGCAAACTGCGCCCGAAAAACGCGCAGGGACATTCAAGCTCATCCTTGGCTACGCTCCCGGTGTGGGAAAGACTTACAACATGCTGAGCGAGGCCATCCGTCGGCTTCGACGCGGAGAAGATGTAGTCATTGGCGTGATTGAAACACACGGGCGAAAAGTTACGGCCGAGCTTGCGCAACAACTAGAGGCAGTCCCACGCAAAAAAATCGAATACAAAGGCACGATCTTCGAAGAGATGGATGTCGATGCTATTCTGGCACGCAAGCCGCAAGTCGCTTTAGTGGATGAGTTCGCGCACACGAACGTTGAGGGCAGCAAGCACCGCAAGCGATACGAAGACGTGCTTGAGCTTCTGGATGCAAAAATCGACGTGCTCTCAACCATGAACATTCAGCACCTCGAGAGCATGAATCCAACGATACAAAGCATCACAGGCATCCAGGTACGAGAGACGATTCCCGATTGGGTCCTGCAACGTGCCGATGAAATTGTGATGGCCGATCTAACTCCCGAGGCTCTCCAAATGCGCATGCAACGCGGGGATATCTACCCTCTGGACCGGGCGGAAAAGGCGCTTAAGAACTTCTTTCGCCGTGGGAATCTGATGGCATTACGCGAGCTCGCGCTGCGGCAAGTAACGCACGCGGTCGATCGCAGCCTCGATGCGTACTTGAAAAAGAAGAACATCGACCAGAATTGGGGGATCCAGGAACGCATTGCAGTCTGCATCAGTTCGCATCCCGAGTCGCAGCAACTCATCGCGCGGGGAGCCAGAATCGCTGATCGTATTGGCGCCGATTTCTTCGCCGTCTATGTCGAGCAAGAGAGGGATCGAGAGCCAGATCGCGCGCGAAGTCTCAATTCGAACTTTCAGTTTGCCGAGAACCTCTCCGCCAAAATCGTGCGACTGAAAGGAAAGGACATCGCGTCATCCGTCGCAGAGTTCGTTGGCAAGGAGAACATCACGCAGGTAGTCTTCGGCCGCTCTGCGGTGGGTGGATGGCGCGAATATCTGTATCTCGGAGCAATTCAGAGATTTCTTCGCAACGCCCCGCCCGTAGACGTGCACATCGTTACGCAGAGGACCGACTAA
- a CDS encoding porin: protein MRFALCGLVAQCCAASRFAGFLLLASASLHAQPAATKVQSTRDDEVQQLKALVLELQSRVEKLEEERSQAGTIPNPVASSSKQAPSVQSASDPSTAESVSGEDRSLLDYLRGTTIDFAIDTYYGYNFNHPIGRVNALRSYDVLSNNISLNQANVIFERAPDVQAGRRYGARLDLQFGQATDTLQGNPINEPRPQIYRNIFQAYGTYILPVGNGLSLDVGKWSSSLGIEGNYTKDQMNYSRSFYFSFLPFYHMGVRAGYKLNDRVALNYWLVNGTNQTEATNGFKDELFGLTLTPNKNVAWTVSYYLGQEQPDRTPVAPNSPIPVQPGLSFAPITPAPDGRTHIFDSYVSWQPTPKLAFALEGDYVIQRLWEFAAPGHSAQPSEVWGGAVYARYQLTPRFALATRAEYLADHGGLFTGITQALKENTFTLDYKLGEGFLVRSEYRRDFSNRPSFFTDAAGRLKKEQNTATLGLVWWMGRKQGTW from the coding sequence ATGCGCTTCGCTCTATGCGGACTCGTCGCCCAATGCTGTGCTGCTAGCAGATTCGCTGGTTTCCTGCTGCTGGCATCTGCCTCCTTGCACGCTCAACCCGCCGCCACGAAAGTTCAATCCACGCGAGACGACGAAGTTCAGCAGCTCAAAGCCCTCGTGCTCGAGTTGCAATCCAGAGTGGAGAAGTTAGAGGAGGAGCGCTCGCAGGCTGGGACGATTCCAAATCCAGTCGCATCGTCTAGCAAACAAGCGCCTTCGGTGCAATCGGCCTCAGATCCCTCTACCGCTGAGTCCGTCAGCGGCGAAGATCGCAGCCTTTTGGATTATCTGCGCGGGACCACCATCGATTTCGCCATCGATACTTACTATGGCTACAACTTCAACCATCCCATCGGGCGGGTCAACGCGCTTCGCTCCTATGACGTGCTCAGCAACAACATCAGCCTGAATCAGGCGAATGTGATCTTCGAGCGTGCTCCCGACGTGCAAGCTGGCCGCAGATATGGAGCCCGTCTCGATCTCCAGTTCGGCCAGGCGACGGACACGCTGCAGGGAAATCCCATCAATGAACCTCGCCCGCAAATTTACCGAAACATCTTTCAAGCTTATGGAACCTACATTCTGCCTGTCGGAAACGGCCTCTCTCTTGATGTAGGCAAATGGAGCAGCTCACTTGGTATCGAGGGAAACTACACCAAGGATCAGATGAACTACTCTCGTTCTTTCTACTTCAGTTTTCTGCCGTTCTACCACATGGGAGTCCGCGCGGGGTACAAGCTAAACGATCGGGTTGCATTGAACTATTGGCTCGTAAACGGCACGAACCAGACGGAGGCAACAAACGGATTCAAAGATGAGCTGTTCGGCCTCACGCTCACGCCCAACAAAAATGTTGCCTGGACAGTGAGCTACTATCTCGGACAAGAGCAGCCGGACCGCACCCCGGTTGCGCCGAACAGCCCGATTCCAGTACAGCCGGGACTGAGCTTCGCTCCGATTACGCCAGCCCCTGATGGCCGTACCCATATCTTCGACAGCTATGTAAGTTGGCAGCCTACTCCTAAACTTGCCTTCGCCCTCGAGGGTGACTATGTGATCCAGCGGTTGTGGGAATTCGCCGCGCCTGGCCATTCCGCCCAGCCGTCGGAAGTCTGGGGCGGAGCTGTTTACGCCCGCTATCAACTTACTCCCAGATTTGCACTCGCGACACGAGCCGAATATCTAGCTGACCATGGCGGACTCTTCACAGGCATCACACAAGCTCTCAAGGAAAACACCTTCACGCTGGACTACAAACTGGGAGAAGGTTTTCTAGTGCGATCGGAATACCGCCGTGATTTTTCCAATCGTCCCAGCTTTTTTACGGACGCCGCAGGGAGGCTCAAGAAGGAGCAGAACACAGCGACGCTCGGTCTGGTGTGGTGGATGGGTCGCAAACAAGGAACGTGGTAG